The proteins below are encoded in one region of Patescibacteria group bacterium:
- the gyrA gene encoding DNA gyrase subunit A, whose product MDEQDNHKNEELEKFDPKIGKILSSEITSEMESAYLDYAMSVIVSRALPDVRDGLKPVHRRIIYAMHKIGLHHSSKHAKSAAVVGEVLKNYHPHGDIPVYDALVRMAQDFSLRYPLIDGQGNFGSVDGDPPAAMRYTEARMAAVSDALLADIEKETVDFIPNYSNTDVEPVYLPALLPNLLLMGADGIAVGMATKIPPHNLGEVVDAICFLIDKGEENTTVEDLVQFIKGPDFPTGGIIYDQKEILAAYGTGKGKIVVRARTEIEEQSNGKSAIIVTEIPYQINKADLVARIADLVKDKKIEGISDLRDESDRRGMRIYIELKRDARPQAVLNNLFKHTELQTSYPVNIVALVDQTPQTLTLKMILEEFLKHRQNVVTRRSQFELKEAKAREHILEGLKIAVDHIDEVIDLIKKAASAEDAKTKLMAKYKLTDIQATAILDMQLRRLAALERQKIEDELAMVRETIAYLEDLLAHPEKIRKVIKDELQKLKEKYGDERRTKVIKGKVGEFSEEDLVPNDPMVVTLTKTGYVKRLSPSSYRAQARGGKGVTGMATKEEDEIEHLVSASAHDNILFFTNKGKVYQTKVYELPEAGRTAKGQAIVNIINTAQGEAVQSVLSYPNTPNIPNAPKYVFLATRRGTVKKTPIEDFANIRKNGLTAIKLEDNDELVWAKLTSGNDEIILVTHDGKSIRFAEKQAKPQGRDTIGVRGIKLAKEDYVVGMECAHDGDLLVVSEKGIGKRTEMKQFPKQGRGGMGVKAMQITPKTGKLVTARAIDDNIDQLILTSAKGIVIKLPLVSVPRLSRATQGVILMRFSDSSDHLAAVATLEK is encoded by the coding sequence ATGGACGAACAGGATAACCACAAAAACGAAGAACTAGAAAAATTCGATCCGAAAATCGGCAAGATTCTTTCTTCTGAAATCACCTCGGAAATGGAATCGGCATACCTCGATTACGCCATGTCGGTTATTGTCAGCCGCGCCTTACCTGATGTCCGTGACGGCCTGAAACCGGTGCACCGCCGGATCATTTACGCGATGCACAAAATTGGTCTGCACCATAGCAGTAAACATGCCAAATCGGCCGCGGTTGTAGGCGAGGTACTAAAAAACTACCATCCCCATGGGGACATTCCGGTCTACGACGCGCTAGTGCGTATGGCGCAGGACTTTTCCTTAAGGTATCCGCTGATTGACGGTCAAGGTAACTTTGGGTCAGTAGACGGCGATCCGCCGGCCGCAATGCGCTACACCGAGGCCCGCATGGCTGCCGTTTCCGACGCCCTTTTGGCGGACATTGAAAAGGAAACTGTCGACTTTATTCCCAACTACTCGAACACCGATGTCGAGCCGGTCTATCTTCCGGCCTTGCTGCCTAACTTATTGTTAATGGGCGCTGACGGCATTGCTGTGGGTATGGCCACTAAAATCCCGCCGCATAACCTGGGCGAAGTGGTCGACGCCATCTGCTTTTTAATTGATAAGGGTGAAGAAAATACGACTGTTGAAGATCTGGTCCAGTTTATCAAAGGCCCGGATTTTCCCACGGGCGGCATAATTTACGACCAGAAGGAAATCCTGGCGGCTTACGGCACCGGCAAAGGCAAAATTGTGGTTCGCGCGCGAACCGAGATTGAAGAGCAGAGCAACGGCAAATCCGCCATTATCGTTACAGAAATTCCTTATCAGATTAATAAAGCTGACCTGGTCGCCCGGATTGCCGATCTGGTCAAGGACAAAAAGATTGAAGGAATTTCTGACCTGCGCGATGAATCCGATCGGCGCGGAATGAGGATTTATATTGAACTAAAACGGGACGCCAGACCGCAGGCAGTGCTTAATAATTTATTTAAGCATACCGAATTACAAACTTCCTATCCGGTCAATATCGTTGCTCTGGTCGACCAGACGCCGCAAACCCTGACTCTGAAAATGATTCTGGAGGAATTCTTAAAGCACCGCCAGAATGTCGTCACCCGCCGAAGCCAATTCGAACTGAAGGAAGCCAAAGCCCGGGAGCATATTCTGGAAGGATTAAAAATTGCGGTCGACCACATCGACGAAGTCATCGACTTAATTAAAAAAGCCGCCAGCGCCGAAGACGCCAAAACGAAATTAATGGCAAAATACAAACTGACCGACATTCAGGCCACAGCCATTTTGGACATGCAGCTACGCCGTCTGGCCGCTCTCGAGAGGCAAAAGATTGAAGACGAATTGGCAATGGTGCGCGAGACAATCGCTTATCTGGAAGATTTATTGGCCCATCCGGAAAAAATTCGCAAAGTAATTAAAGACGAACTGCAGAAATTAAAAGAGAAATACGGCGACGAGCGTCGTACCAAAGTTATCAAAGGCAAGGTCGGAGAGTTTAGCGAAGAAGATCTGGTTCCCAATGACCCCATGGTCGTTACTCTGACTAAAACCGGCTATGTGAAGCGATTATCGCCCAGCTCCTACCGCGCCCAGGCGCGGGGCGGCAAAGGCGTTACCGGCATGGCTACCAAAGAAGAAGACGAAATTGAGCACCTGGTGTCTGCCAGCGCCCACGACAATATCCTTTTCTTTACCAACAAAGGGAAAGTTTATCAGACAAAAGTTTACGAACTGCCGGAAGCGGGCAGAACTGCCAAAGGCCAGGCCATCGTTAATATTATTAACACCGCCCAGGGGGAGGCCGTCCAATCAGTCCTGTCATATCCCAACACCCCAAATATCCCCAACGCCCCCAAGTATGTTTTTCTGGCTACCCGCCGCGGTACGGTTAAGAAAACCCCCATTGAAGATTTTGCCAACATCCGTAAAAACGGCCTAACCGCCATAAAGCTGGAAGATAACGACGAGCTGGTTTGGGCCAAGCTGACTTCAGGTAATGACGAAATTATTCTGGTAACCCACGACGGCAAATCCATTCGTTTTGCCGAAAAACAGGCCAAACCGCAGGGCCGGGACACCATCGGCGTCCGGGGAATTAAATTAGCCAAGGAGGATTATGTGGTCGGCATGGAATGTGCCCACGACGGCGATCTTCTGGTAGTTTCGGAAAAAGGCATCGGCAAACGCACCGAAATGAAGCAGTTTCCCAAACAGGGTCGCGGGGGAATGGGAGTTAAGGCGATGCAGATTACCCCCAAAACCGGAAAACTCGTCACCGCCCGAGCCATCGACGATAATATCGACCAGCTGATCCTGACTTCGGCCAAGGGGATTGTGATTAAACTGCCGCTCGTTTCCGTTCCCCGCTTATCCCGAGCCACCCAGGGTGTTATCCTGATGAGGTTTTCTGATAGTAGCGACCATCTCGCTGCCGTCGCCACGCTGGAAAAATAA
- a CDS encoding sodium-translocating pyrophosphatase has product MQNLIYASFGAGFLAVAYALWQINRILALPAGTVKMQEISQAILEGANAYLKKQYSVVAVVALLVLAILYYLYGPFAAIAFLIGAVLSATSGIVGMSVSVRSNSRTAQAATKGLGAALKVGFDGGSVTGLMVAGLALLAVSTVLVLPGGNEKLAALGFGASLISIFARIGGGIFTKAADVGTDMVGKIEAGIPEDDPRNPGVIADNVGDNVGDCAGMAADLFETYVVTMVATLLLGNLVFPHYPVSSLYPLLIGAVSIFGSIIATFFVSLGKKRSIMGALYKGLIAAAVFSALAFLPLTAYLMADNALFPWVNLYFAALIGIGVTAAMVVITEFYTSKNYGSVKGIAAASNSGHGTNIIAGLAVSMKSTAAPVIVICVAILLSYYLANLYGVAVAATAMLSLTGIVVAIDAFGPITDNAGGIAEMAGLPEKVRNVTDALDAVGNTTKAVTKGYAIGSAALAALVLFGAYVQEVAIRTAMPLVFSLTDPKVLIGLFLGGAMTYFFGALLMESVGIAAGTIVTEIRRQFKEIKGIMKGTEKPQYGKAVSIVTGAAIKQMLVPALIPVVVPVAVGFLLGPVALGGVLVGAIVTGIFVAVSMTTGGAAWDNAKKYIEAGNYGGKKSPAHQAAVTGDTVGDPYKDTAGPAINPMIKVANIVALLLAGLIV; this is encoded by the coding sequence ATGCAAAATCTGATTTATGCTTCTTTCGGGGCCGGATTTTTGGCCGTTGCTTACGCCCTCTGGCAGATTAATCGGATTTTAGCCCTCCCGGCCGGCACTGTGAAAATGCAGGAAATTTCTCAGGCTATTTTGGAAGGGGCCAACGCCTACCTCAAGAAACAATACTCTGTTGTCGCCGTCGTCGCTCTACTGGTCTTAGCAATACTTTATTATTTGTATGGCCCGTTTGCAGCGATCGCTTTCTTGATTGGAGCGGTCTTATCCGCCACCTCCGGCATCGTTGGCATGAGTGTTTCCGTCAGATCCAACAGCCGTACAGCTCAGGCCGCCACCAAAGGTTTGGGCGCGGCTCTTAAAGTCGGCTTTGATGGGGGATCGGTCACCGGTTTAATGGTCGCCGGTTTAGCTTTGCTCGCGGTTAGTACGGTCCTTGTCTTACCGGGCGGTAATGAAAAATTGGCCGCCTTGGGTTTTGGCGCGTCATTAATTTCCATTTTTGCCCGGATCGGCGGGGGAATCTTTACTAAAGCGGCTGATGTCGGCACGGACATGGTAGGCAAAATCGAAGCGGGGATTCCCGAAGACGATCCACGAAACCCGGGTGTCATTGCGGACAATGTCGGCGACAATGTCGGCGACTGTGCCGGCATGGCGGCGGATCTGTTTGAAACTTATGTGGTCACCATGGTGGCCACACTTCTACTTGGTAATTTGGTTTTTCCGCATTATCCGGTTTCCTCTTTGTATCCTTTGTTAATCGGCGCCGTTTCTATTTTCGGCTCCATTATTGCCACTTTCTTTGTCTCTCTGGGCAAAAAGCGTAGCATTATGGGCGCTTTGTATAAAGGTTTAATTGCCGCCGCGGTCTTTTCGGCGTTGGCTTTTTTGCCGCTGACTGCCTATTTGATGGCCGACAATGCCCTTTTTCCTTGGGTTAATTTGTATTTTGCCGCGCTTATTGGTATCGGCGTCACTGCTGCCATGGTTGTGATTACCGAGTTTTACACTTCCAAAAACTATGGCAGTGTGAAGGGAATTGCCGCCGCCAGTAACTCCGGTCACGGAACCAATATTATTGCCGGCCTGGCCGTCTCCATGAAATCCACCGCCGCGCCGGTTATCGTCATTTGCGTGGCTATTTTGCTCTCGTATTATCTGGCTAATTTATACGGCGTCGCCGTCGCAGCCACCGCAATGTTATCTCTTACCGGTATTGTCGTGGCCATTGACGCTTTTGGCCCGATCACCGATAACGCCGGCGGCATTGCCGAAATGGCCGGGCTGCCGGAAAAAGTCAGAAATGTCACCGACGCTTTAGACGCCGTGGGAAACACGACCAAGGCCGTCACGAAGGGCTATGCGATTGGGTCAGCTGCTTTAGCAGCTTTGGTTTTATTTGGCGCCTATGTTCAGGAAGTGGCGATCCGGACAGCTATGCCCCTGGTTTTCTCTTTGACTGACCCCAAAGTTTTAATCGGCCTGTTCCTGGGTGGAGCCATGACTTACTTTTTTGGAGCCCTGCTTATGGAGTCAGTCGGGATTGCTGCGGGCACCATTGTTACGGAGATTAGGCGACAGTTTAAAGAAATCAAGGGCATCATGAAGGGCACGGAAAAACCGCAGTATGGCAAAGCTGTTTCTATCGTCACCGGCGCCGCGATTAAACAGATGCTGGTTCCGGCTCTGATTCCGGTGGTCGTACCTGTTGCCGTCGGCTTTCTGCTGGGACCCGTCGCCTTGGGAGGGGTCCTAGTCGGCGCCATTGTCACCGGTATTTTTGTGGCCGTTTCCATGACGACCGGCGGGGCAGCCTGGGACAATGCCAAAAAATATATCGAAGCCGGTAATTATGGCGGCAAAAAGAGTCCGGCGCATCAAGCCGCGGTCACTGGCGATACAGTCGGGGATCCCTACAAAGATACCGCGGGCCCAGCGATCAATCCGATGATCAAGGTGGCAAACATTGTAGCGCTGCTTCTGGCTGGACTAATAGTTTAA